acataggagactctctacatgaaaaacatggtgctactttcaagcacaattGTGGAATTTGcatgcccattctctctttttctctcattcttttttcctttcttttccttttcttttcttttcttcttctttttcttgggctcttttttggcctcacttttttcttttctttttttgtccggagtctcatcacaacttgtgggggagtcatagtctccatcatcctttcctcactaggacatgctctaataatgaataatgatgatcatcacacttctgtttacttacaactcaatattacaactcgattcctagaacaaagtatgactctatatgaatgcctctggcagtgtaccaggacgCGCAATGATCTATCATAGCAGAGACATCAAAatacggacaagccatggaaatatcatgctagctatcttacgaccaTGCAAAGCAAGATGACAATGAacgctcaagtcatcaaaacagaagcggtggaagttgcatggtaatatatctcggaatggctatggaaatgccgtaataggtaggtgTGATggttgttttaaggaagatataataaggcttatgtgtgatagagcgtatcatatcacagttttttggatgcacctgcgaagttttcaccacatctcgaggtgagaaagggcaatgcacggtaccgtagaggctagcaaattgtggaaaggtaagattgcgtataatccatggactcatattagtcataaagaactcatatacttattgcgaaagtttattagccctcgaagcagagtactactacgcatgcccgtagggggatagattggtaggaaaagaccatcgctcgtccccgaccgccactgataaggaagacaatcaataataaatcatgctccaatttcgttgtataacgagagactatacgtgcatgcttcgggaatcacaagccctaacaccaatattcttactaaccacaaccgtttactagtacctcccacatattatcatctttatatcgcaaaactattgcaaggaatcaaacacatcatattcggtgatccacaatttttatgtaggattttatgactaaacatgcaaatgaccaattcctgttgactctctaaatatatataagtgaagaaagagattATTCTACAAATaaaggttttctatgtgaagagaaacaagcaatccaaacttcaaatgatataagtgaagcacataaagcattctataaagccatactcaaatgatataagtgaagtgcaatgagcattctataaatcaaccatgaacTGTATCTCGTACCGGCATGGtacataaaagaaaagtgaaaactaaacaaaaaagacgctccaagattcacatgaacaaaacaaaaaccgaaacacactgatacttgttgaagaaagatgggatgccttccggggaatccccaagccaagatgcttgagtctccttgaatatttacttggggtgccttgggctgttgggcatccccaatcttgaactcttgcatcttctccttctcctcatatcgagaactcttcgatctttgaacacttcgtCCACACAAAATGATCAATGTGTTTCCAAAATTTGTTCAACGTATATTGCCAAAATGTTCAATGCGCATTGAAAATTGTTCAGTGTATAtattaacatttttaaaaaatgttcaaaatacaATATATGTTTTTAAAATAAGAAATTTAAACTGTATTTTAGCTCCATAAGTAATATCCAGGAAGTTCCAATAAAAcacagaaaaatgaaaaaaaaaactaacTTTTTTTAGACAAAAAAAGAAACTAGCTATAGCAAGCATCTGCGAACGGGCCAGCCCATTAGCACCTTCCTTCAGCGAAGGTACAGCTGTTTGACACCTGTTTCTCAAAAAATAAGAACAAGCTGTTTTTTtacggaaaaaagaaaaaaaagagctgTTTGTttttacagaaaaagaaaaggctGTTTGACGCCTACGCGCGTCAAATAGGAGCTCTCCACTTTTCCCCTCGATGAAAGAAAAGTTAAACCTGGGACTGCAGCCGCGTCATGTTGACATTGGGCCGAAAACCCTACAAGCCCATTCAGACCTAAGGTCACTTGTATAAAGCGTCACGCGTCCGTGCGCCGTCTCCGTCGCAGTGACTCCCTTTGCTTGCGCCTCCACAGCCCCCACTTTCCAACTTAGGGTTCTAGGGTTTCTCCAGCAGCGCCGGCgcctccacccgcccacccaaccaCCATGACGGCCGAGACCGCGACGCAGGCGGAGCTGCTACGCGCCGTCCTGGAAGAGCAGAAGCTCGCGGCGCAGGTGATGATCTAACCCTTCCGACCCCCCCGCCTGTCTCGTCTGTTCGGATCGGCCCGTGCTTCGCGTTCCGCTCGGCCGGATCGCGCCTGCCTGCTGCGCCAGGATGCGTTTTTTGTTGTTGTTAGGCATGCTTGGGGGTTATATGCGGGCAAGGTTTTCTTAGATCTCGCACGCGAGACGGTTTGACGGGATATGTAGTGGTTGCTCCGTTTCGCAAGGTTGGTGATGTTCTTCTTAGACGGTCACGGATCAAACGACCTTTGCGTTGAACGGTAGATTTGAAGTTTTGGGATGCTAGTAAATCAacttcaatattgaatcttatTCAGAAGATTTTAAGGTCTTTTGTTGTATCCGTCGCATTAGCCTTGGTAGGTACGGTAAGTATCTAGAACAGGTATATCTAGTGACACTCTGTCGTGAGAACCACTGTAGAATTAGGATGCACATATTATTGTTTTGAACAGTGACATGTTGTTACTTATACCTCTCCTTACTGGTCGACTATGAACTTCTGTTTCCTTCGGCAATAGAACTAAAAAAGctactctgtaaagaaatataagagcgtttagatcaggGAGTACTATTTTGCCTCCTGTTGTTAGTCCGTCTACCTATGATCATGATGTGCTGTTTGATCAATGGCAACAAGGACTGTTTATTGTATTTTGGTTTCATGCATCCAGATCAATTTGTTGTATTTATTGGATCTGGTCAGATTTTGTATCTCTACCTGTCACTGCTTGTCAGGTAGTCTAAACTGGTTGAAATAATTTGTACTTCCAGGGAGATGAGCCTGTagttgaggatgatgatgatgaggaagatgaggatgatgatgaccagGATGACAAAGACGATGACGTGGAAGGTATGAAGAAATTCTAGTATTTTTTTACCCATTTTTGGCTAATCGTATGTGTGTTCAATATTAAATATATGCCTTAGTAATTTTTTTGCATGAAAGTTTGTATGGACTAAATGACAAATTACGAAATGGTAGCAAGGTTAGGTTAATTTTGTCAACAAATCATTTAAAGTCCTCATATCTGTCTGAGTGATAAGTACCATGTGTATTTACTGGTCCTTCAGGTTCATTTTAATGCTATTTGCATTCACATAATCTGTTCAGTTTTTGCGTGTTTGTTCTCAAACATGACAGCTTTTTTTACAGTAAAATTGTTGTTGACATGTTCTCGCTGACATAGTGTAGTAGTACTTAACAGCGTGATTGAAATATTGGTTTGAAAATTGCAGGATATTCTATTATATCCATTGTTTCTGTATCCACCGCTGATCAACTGATGTTTTTTCCATTTTGTGTTCATGGTTTTCAATTGTCAATGAGTTGTTGCAACTTATGATGCGAGGCCAAGACATATTGATGGTGTTCTTCTTTGCTATTACTATTCATGTCTTGATGCTTTTACACTTGAGCATTGCTAATTGTGTAATTTATGGTCCCATGAAGCTGTTTTGTTTCATACTTCAAACTTGTTGATGATTGATCTATGTTATCAAATTTAATTGTTTACTCTCTGATGATGAGCAGGAGTTGATGCAAGTGGAAGATCTAAGCAGAGTAGGAGTGAGAAGAAGAGCAGGAAGGCCATGCTGAAGCTTGGCATGAAGACTATCACTGGCGTCAGCCGTGTAACTGTCAAGAAGAGCAAGAATGTGAGCTGCTGAGTGCTCTTATCTCGTCTTCACAACTTTTCTTGGTTAATTTCTTGCTGCTAACTACTGTTTCATTCCCAGATCCTGTTTGTCATCTCCAAGCCAGATGTATTCAAGAGCCCTGCCTCTGACACCTATGTCATTTTCGGTGAAGCTAAGATTGAGGATCTGAGCTCACAGCTGCAGTCCCAGGCCGCCGAGCAATTCAAGGCGCCTGATCTTAGCAGCGTCATCTCAAACCCTGAGGCTTCTACAGCTGTTCAGGAGGATGACGAGGATTGTGATGAGACTGGGGTTGAGCCGAAGGACATTGAGCTGGTGATGACCCAGGCCGGTGTGCCTAGGCCCAAGGCTGTGAAGGCGCTCAAGTCTGCTGACGGTGACATAGTCAGTGCTATCATGGAACTGACGAACTAGCCGTGCCCAGCCTGTGATATTATGTCAGTTTTTCCTTGTTTACATGGGAATACATGAGTTGTAACGTTTGGTGGTCATGTGTGTGAACTTTGAGCTGCTCTGTATTAGCAAAGACCTGAAGCAATGTCGAATGAGCTTCTTTTTCATGCATTGGAACAAATCCTTGGTTGGTAGTCTGCTTTCTTGCAAATCTGGGGACAACGAAATTTCAACATATACACTCTGTTTCAGGTTGTTGGTTGGACAGTGTTACTTCCTGTTCATGTTTTGCAGCCTAAAACTTGCAGGTTTCCTATACACACCGTGTGGGGTTTCCTCGTGTATCCAGCGTATCAGGACCTGCAGTGGCGAATTTCATCCTCTATATCTCCATCCCTCCCCTAAGTgttgctcaaatggatgtatctagccgATCTCAGTGATATATCTGTTTGAGCGTGAGCGACAATTAATTTGAGACTAAGAAAGTATGAGTGCCATATTTCAGTATTAATATGAGACTAAGCAAGTACAGTATCGTCTAAACTCTAACCTATGTATTATTTCTCTTACATTTTAATAATATCTCATAAATACCATTTAAACTATCTTTCACCCGCTAGATGCAAAAAAGATGATCCAATTTTTTTTATGTTGCCACTTAATAAACAGCATAACCTATGCTTTCCAAACCACTGCCATTTTGGCCAATGCGACACACTCATCTTATCATTGTGTCGTCGTGGCAGACACACACGGAAATACTGCCTTGGTACCACCCCATATTTATTTCCAGGTAAACACAACACATTCGATAATGTTACCTCTCAATATCTACTTCATTCGAGTGGGTTTATAAGCCCAATCATTGTTTCGATCAAAATTTAACATTATATTAGACTAGATAATCATAAGTTACATGCCCCAGAAGAAGATGTCTAAGCGAGTAAACTGACATGAACGGTTGTCATTGATGATCGTAGTCCTTCTAGGGGAAAGCACAAATCTTTAACTTTTGACGGGTGTTTGTCTTAAACAAAAACTTATCTACCAGTGAGCCCACAAATAACAGCCAGGAGCTAGTAAAGTTAGATGTCCTGTCCATTTTACAACATAATAAACCTTTTATTTAGACACTTCACAAACATCAAACTTAGTAGGGAGTTTTTCCGAAACGTGTTTTAGTGTATTTGTGCGGGAGGGAGACCAAGTGAGttgcttccccttttcccttcGAAATTGAAGATGCCTTTATGCCCCCTTTAGATGTACATATTTAGGTTAAAGATTCAGATTTGACACTTGTCACATCGAATGCCGTTTGGTCGCTGAAATCGGTTCTTTATATGTGATCGAGCCTGGGAACACATGCCTGCCCTCCTCGCGAATTCTTTGCCGCAGGCCACGGGTTTTGGCCAATTTCGCATCGCGCTCCAGCCCCACGCTCACTTCCACACTACGGACTCCCACGAAAACAAAAGAAAGGTAGTAACACGTGCGAGATAGAGCAAGAAGGGAGGAAGCTCGAGGGAGATAGCGGGTGAGGTCTACAACCGTCCTTCTTTCTCGTATCTCCGGTATACCCTCgaccctccttctccctctccatccCTCCCCTGCCCCCTCTACATCCCtgatttgtttttcttttccaAAAACTCCGATTCGGGGTTTTTTCTTAGACAATCtcatgatttttttttttgcggaaaaacgGTTGATCTATTCATcctcaatcatggtagtacaacgaacaccagaaataataaaaattacatccagattcatagaccacctagcaacgactacaagcactgaatcgagccgaaggcgcgccgccgtcatcgccctgcctcgccggagccgggcacaacttgttgtagtagacagttgggaaGCCGTGGTGCTAAGGTCCCATAGGACCAACGCCCCAAAACAGCAACCTCCGCCGATGAAGAGAATTTTAGACCGGAAGGATCCAACCCGAGGACACATGAACAAAGACGAACAAATaccggatccaccaaagacaaccatCGACCAAATCTcgcgagatccgccggagacacacctccacatgccctccaacgatgctagacacaccattgggacgggggctaggcggggagaaccttattccatcttcaagaagccgccGGCCTCTCGTCTTCTTGAGCAGGACACAAATCCTATCAAAACATGAAGAAGCACCTGAAAACGGAGCCCAcccgccggcaagggccgggatccaccgcacacccatggccctaaggccacaggagacgTGGGAGATCGGCCGCGCCGCCGacgggaggcagaaaccctagccgccttttCTTGGAGGAGGGAGAAAGGTTAATTTGCACGGTAAGTGAGGCGTCATCTCACGAAACTTTATTAAACCGTCATAATGTTTATAGAGACGAACAAAAAACATTAGACTGGGCTAAATAGATACGGCCGGCAACCCCTAATAATAATATTAACGATAAAGCACGAAATcactatgtaagtgcatctagtgccccttagtgattttggtgtattgaagacttataggttaagggactaatgtgtgtatgagtgtacacaggtctataagtctatgaggagtttgatatttacagtgaaagtcgacccctaaaaatgaagttcttccactgaagactttggatttctgaagactttctgaagactttgaaagtgaagaaattggtgtgaccttgaagacttggtattctattgaggaacatgaagcgtgaagacttttgttttcgtagtttcattttctctttcttgagtcataggaaacaccgtactgttaaagggggtcgaggaaatactaaggaaaaaatttccatgtgatgctcaactcaaaatcctacacctaccaatcccttcaagtgaagccattggaaacctcatacagttcagtcatattcttcagtgacagagacgaagttcttctggtctctgaggaatttgttctgactgaggagttaggaattcgccagtgcggattgcctacacagtgaggaacatgatagccctgaggaatttgatactcaaatttctgaccgttgctgtgctatgcgccagctgtcccaacatatcttatccacctaacggtcatatcattgaaggacatttatgtcttatcatgtcaggctgctccctaggctataaatagccgccccctacaaccactagctggttggctgctccgagagaaactgacacttgtcatttgagagcatcccatcctccgaggactttgagcggaaatcatcaagtgaggaaaaaccccaaacccaaacacctacaaaccccaagtgattgagcatcactgaagagattgatcctgcgtggatccgacgcttgttacctttgaagtctgtgcttcttccagacggttaggcgtcatggtctagagcatccaagaggaaattgtggattgccgagtgaccgagtttgtgaaggtttggaagtcacctgaagacttaccacgagtgattgggcgaggtctgtgtgaccttagctcaaggagaatacggtaaggactgtgtgtccgggactgggtgtcctcaggtttaaatacctagccgctccaaccagacgtacaactgagacaacagttggaactggtctaccaaatcattatcttcaccaagcttactggttctatttcctcaactctttcatttcctcattactgtgttgtatgcatgttcatatctgtgtttgaagactttgactgaagactttctcaatttcccctgtttaatttcttcagtctgtttgtcttcattttgtgttatcctgtgtttacgctttctgtactctgtgcttatcttcatttcatcatgatgaccatgcttgtgttctgctatgcatacttttgagtacttattcctttgcaagtagttcttcactaaggaatttcctcactggcaaattcctcagtgaagaattcataaaaatcgcctattcacccccatctagtcgatataacgcactttcaattggtatcagagcaaggtactcccttattctgtgtgattttggtttaaccacccggagttttagttatgtcgaccgcaggtatgatcaaggtctctgcagggtgtcctaccttcgatgggacggactacccctactggaagaataagatgcgaatgcatcttgtggcaattgataacgatctctggtatgttgtggaaaaaggtgttccctctgtctcaccctcactgaacgctgccgatgtgaagagattcaagcaactcgattctcaagcgaagaatatcatatgcggccatctgagcaaaggacagtatggaagagtgagtgctttggaaactgctaagcttatctgggataggctgtccaaagtgaatgaaggggtctcaactcagcgtgactctcgagttgatgttcttcgcaatctcttcaaccacttcaaaagactcgacaatgaaaatgttcaacaaaccttcgatcgcctcactgacatctcaaatgagcttcaagcacttggtgacactgacatcaccgaccatgaggtggtgaagaaattgttgagatcgcttgattcctcatttgatactctggcattgatgatacaagaacgtgctgattacaagtcacttgatcccgctgatattctcgaaaggctaaatactcatgagtttcagcttgctgaaaagagagacctctatggttcgagctacggcagatcacgtgcaccgaaggccaaggcagtttctgagtctgaagatgaagactctgacagcagccttggtgatcctgaagaactgagccatgatctagcactgctcgtgaagaaattccagaagttctcaagacgtggtcgctttggaagaccctcaaggagcaatgattcctcatccagtgactacaagaagaggctttgtcacaaatgcaagaaaccaggacactacatttaagattgtcctcagtgggaaaaggaatcaaagaagaagaaatacaaggattacagttctgatgatgcgaagaaaaagaagaaaaatcctcaaaatcttcatcatcaaaatcctcaaagtcttcatctcacaagaagagcagctctaagaaggctcgggcattcattggcaaggaaatggactctgaggctgaatctgaagaaaatgaggaagaggaggcatctgaggattctgaatccggtgtggcgagcctagccctcgctactgcattcatcagcaagtctatcttcaacactgaagaaaatgacctcaccaacaaggctgatgaaggaaatgatgactacgctcccacctattgcttcatggcaaagggtgccaaggtactcaaatattcctcatttgaatcaagtgaaaatgaatctgatgaaaatcttaagcccagctattctaaacttgctaagattgctgtgaaacaacaaagggcccttgaaaaggttcaaaacatgctagacaaaagtgatgatatgttgggtgaagaaatggatcgcactaaaaccttgactgaaaatagagacttcagactaggtttgacaaccttcaaggtcatcataacactctcttgtctgatcatgagaagctttcttatgaatttcttcaaagaaatcaagatcttgagaagctaaaagtgagttatgaagatcttcagaaggagcgcgattcattacttgctcaacaaatcagcgctgctcaggaagaatttgttcctccatgtttgaaatgcattgaacgtgaatctgctaattcttcacctgaatgttcaaatgcttctaatgctacaaattcctcaactgtctctgctatcactaattcctcatctgaggacattgctagtatcactaacgatgcagggctgaaggaattgtacatgacatgcatgtacaaaagcctcaaagggcatcagactctttgtgatgtgcttaaaaagcagatcctcaacaggaaccctaggaaagagggtattgcctttgagaggaaactcaatgctgatggtacatattggaagcctgagcagtaccccaaaacctcatgggttgatgcaaagggacctccagttgatccatctaatttatatggctttacatgtgaatcttctcattcttctgatgagtcatttgactccaactacaaatTGTTTAAaactcagaatggtgaagtatttgctagatatgttggcactaactgcaggaacggttcccctatgaagaaaatctgggttcccaaaaggtgccttgaaagtcttcaggtgaatgtcctcatgacaccacctgtgaagattaggaaccccagatcaaattcttcatatggatccaagtcctcatacggtccaaattcctcacatggatcaaattcctcaagaggatcaaagtcctcatatgaacatcatcgtgctaacaactctgtttcgcagggaagagccaagggctatgaatatgagcattattcttctaatcattatgttcataagtcctcaaagaatttctctgcttattcatatgcttaccctaacttctcttatgtgaaacgaaacggattggcttctatgccacctttctcatatggagctcgcagagtgatgaactctttgccacccattcagatgtgggtggtgaagaaaaagaactaatctcttctgcagggtcagg
This DNA window, taken from Triticum aestivum cultivar Chinese Spring chromosome 1D, IWGSC CS RefSeq v2.1, whole genome shotgun sequence, encodes the following:
- the LOC123181816 gene encoding nascent polypeptide-associated complex subunit alpha-like protein 1, whose translation is MTAETATQAELLRAVLEEQKLAAQGDEPVVEDDDDEEDEDDDDQDDKDDDVEGVDASGRSKQSRSEKKSRKAMLKLGMKTITGVSRVTVKKSKNILFVISKPDVFKSPASDTYVIFGEAKIEDLSSQLQSQAAEQFKAPDLSSVISNPEASTAVQEDDEDCDETGVEPKDIELVMTQAGVPRPKAVKALKSADGDIVSAIMELTN